A stretch of Oryza brachyantha chromosome 4, ObraRS2, whole genome shotgun sequence DNA encodes these proteins:
- the LOC102714174 gene encoding ABC transporter I family member 1 → MPPLKPPPPRLLLNGVSCMRNAQTVLRDINVSVHDGTALVLTGANGSGKSTFLRMLAGFSRPSAGEILWNGHNITSPGVFQQYKLQLNWMSLKDAVKEKLTVLENVQWFELLEGKHGKSAPAIELMGLGRLMNEKARMLSMGQRKRLQLARLLAIDRPIWLLDEPSVALDAEGVKLLEYIIAEHRKKGGIVFVATHLPIEIEDAMSLRLPQRFPRRKTLVDLVR, encoded by the coding sequence ATGCCGCCGCTGaagcccccgccgccgcggctcctCCTCAACGGCGTCTCGTGCATGCGGAACGCGCAGACGGTGCTCCGCGACATCAACGTCAGCGTCCACGACGGGACCGCGCTGGTCCTCACGGGCGCCAACGGCTCCGGGAAGAGCACGTTCCTGCGGATGCTCGCCGGCTTCTCGCGCCCCTCGGCCGGGGAGATCCTCTGGAACGGCCACAACATCACCTCCCCGGGCGTGTTCCAGCAGTACAAGCTGCAGCTCAACTGGATGTCGCTCAAGGACGCCGTCAAGGAGAAGCTCACCGTGCTCGAGAACGTGCAGTGGTTCGAGCTCCTCGAGGGGAAGCACGGCAAGTCGGCCCCTGCCATCGAGCTCATGGGGCTCGGCAGGCTCATGAACGAGAAGGCGAGGATGCTCTCCATGGGGCAGAGGAAGAGGCTTCAGCTGGCCAGACTGCTCGCCATCGATCGCCCGATCTGGCTTTTGGATGAGCCGTCTGTTGCGTTGGATGCCGAGGGTGTTAAGCTGCTGGAGTACATCATAGCGGAGCACCGCAAGAAGGGTGGGATCGTGTTCGTTGCCACGCATTTGCCTATTGAAATTGAGGATGCCATGTCGCTCCGGCTTCCACAAAGGTTCCCTCGGAGGAAAACATTGGTTGATCTTGTGCGTTGA
- the LOC102714451 gene encoding uncharacterized protein LOC102714451, protein MEKNTSHYSSCISPGETPSMSAGESSWALHIANFLASPYNSQEQMMSQELVSGGRSSFSSGFSSSFASYGDLDDDDDASFITSEMMCDDDDEDDSLQDTACSSAAGPKLTSSMNNVDMSSMATTEAKDINISQLAKYFVDASSRQPAADVVQEMVSADNNNEKTLYECNDLRKKGLCLVPLSMLINYLQ, encoded by the exons ATGGAGAAGAACACATCACACTACTCTTCATGCATTAGCCCCGGGGAGACGCCATCTATGTCAGCTGGAGAGAGCAGCTGGGCGCTGCACATTGCGAACTTCCTGGCGTCACCGTACAACAGCCAGGAGCAGATGATGAGCCAAGAACTCGTTTCAGGCGGCAGAAGCAGCTTCTCCTCTGGCTTCTCTTCTTCGTTTGCTTCGTATGGcgacctcgacgacgacgacgatgcgtCGTTCATCACGTCGGAGATGATgtgcgacgacgatgacgaggaTGATTCCTTGCAGGACACTGCCTGTTCATCTGCAGCTGGCCCTAAG TTAACTAGCAGCATGAACAATGTTGATATGAGTTCAATGGCAACCACGGAGGCGAAAGATATCAACATCTCACAGCTG GCCAAGTATTTTGTCGATGCCAGTTCACGACAGCCGGCCGCTGATGTGGTTCAAGAAATGGTCAGTGCTGATAACAACAACGAGAAGACACTGTATGAGTGTAATGATCTAAGGAAGAAGGGGCTCTGCTTGGTTCCTCTCTCCATGTTGATAAATTATCTTCAATGA